TCGGTCATTCACGAGCTTCTCAACGTCCTCTGCGCACATTGCTGGTTGGTTACGTTGGCGACCTCCACGATATTGACTGACTTCCTCATTGTCCTCCGAGGGTCGACCTTCTCGCCTGGGCTGCCTAGTTGGAGTGTTGGTGGACTGTGCCTGCGAAAGATTCTCTGTAGCTTGTCGACGAGAATTGGTTCTTCGAGAGTGAGTAACGGAGCGTCTTTCCTCATGGTCCTCATTGTGAGGGTTGTCCAACTGGCCTCCCTGGGGGCCTAGCCTTTCGAGAGCGCTTCTCTGTGAGTTGACAGCTGAGCGCCTTTCTTCGCGATCCTCGTTGCGATGGTTGTTTGGCTGACCTCCTTGGgggcctagcctttgatgtacaTCTCCCTGCGGGCCCAAGCGTGCACGAACGTCGAGTCGTCTGCTGGCAGGTTCGTCCATCCTTCTCTCCTCGCCCggttgtccaaggccaaggttttgagcaaAGCCTATTTGGTTGATAAGCTGCCTCATTAGATTGctttggtcgtccattctctgAGCTAGCTGGTCAACTCTTAGATTAAGGTCTgcttgacttcgtggatcgggaggagagaagTGTGTGGAGCCCAATTGCACACGGGCTAGGTTTTCACTGAAGGTGTATGCAGGAGCATGCGTCGCAcgtggaggcaatggagggaatgcTTGGAGTTGCTCCAAGACCGGCCCTAGGTCGGCGGTGGTAGCGAGTCCACCTTGATGGGAAGTTCCACCATGTTCGGCGGCGGTGGCCGGTGAGGTGGTGAGAGGGGGCGGTGCCACCATGTTGATCGCGGGATCGTGGGTGGAGTGGCTTTGGGTCGTCACGGATCTAGCCATCGCGGCGGCTTTGCCTCTCGTGTTcatgcttccaaccatggttgtttggaaggcttcggtggattgaaaaataggaggaacggattccttgagcacgcATTGAGTATAACTCGctctctcaatgaaagcaccaatttgtttgtgcaaataatgtcacgggagaatattcgcccaagattccttcgtcttctccgcctctctttctccctgcaaaacagatcggagtaaaagacGACatccggggggtgttggccaaaggccctccgatgcctaagttaggtagggtaATTCAAGGAAAACTGGGTGgtcggagccgtgtgtggtggccggagccttgtgtaagagagagaaagagaggaggtggctaggatttttgagaaataatttctATAGAGCTTTAGTAAGAATTTAGGCGTACCTCAACCAttgtgtgtggctatgcttttatagtagtctcggaggctagggtttcagaggaataattccgtagatggaagggaattattcctcccctttttggaattgatttgattaattagggatttgattaattagggtaaatcaaatccctaattgtggtaggtatcaaatcctGATTCAATTAGGCAACTCCTCATTTATTTGGGGATCGtggtaattaaccaaatcaattctcaacctaattgggtaattcccaattaaattgagtaactcccaattaggttgattaattcccaattgggtcaaataatccccaatggtaggaattatttgacttagggtttgatttaattaggttcccacaggTGTCTGCCTTGATGAATAGAGAGGTGTCAGCAGTTGAGGCACTGAACCCTAGTGAGATCTCTTCAGTTTGCAAACATGCTGAGGCTTGGAGGGATCAAGAAAGCCAGGGGGCTGCACCATGAAAATATCCTCTTGAAGGTGGCCATGAAGAAAGGCATTGGAGACATCCAGTTGTGTAACCGACCAGTCATTTTGGACAGCCAGAGAAAGAATGAGCCGGATGATGGTAGGCTTAGCAACAGGACTAAATGTTTCATTGTGATCTAAACCTTCTTGTTGGTGGAAACCTTTAGCCACAAGTCTTGCTTTAAACCTGTCAAGAGAGCCATCAGATTTGTATTTCACACGATGGGCCCGCTTGCATCTAACGAGGTTTTGAGAAGGATGAAAGGGGGCAAGGGTCcaagtttggttttgttggagGGCATTGAATTCCTCACGCATTGCCTGCTGCCATTGAGAGATTTTAGAGGCTTGTTTGAAAGTGGTGGGAGTTGGTATTTGGGTGGTGGTGGACAAAGCACAAAGAAGGGGATGTTTGGTGGAGAGAGCTCGTGGTTTAAGAGACCCAGTTTTGGATCTTGTAACCATTGGATGGGTATTGGGGGAAATAGGTTAGGGTGGTGGAGAAATATGAATAGGGATAGACAGATTTGGTGGGATAGGTGAAGGGTCTGTGGATGGAGAAGTGGGTGAGGAATTGATCGGTAGAGATGAGGAAGGAATGGTTGGAGAATTATGAGCTGGAGAAGAGTGCAAGGAGGAAGGGAGGGAAGATGGGGTTGAAGTATGTGAGAAGGGAAAAGGGTTAGAGGGTGGAGGAAAGGATGATGGTTGTGAAAAGGTGGGTAGAGGAAGTAAGGTTGGAGTGCTGGAAACCGTAGGATTAGAGAATGATTGAGACAAGGGAAAGTTGTTATGAAAGGGAAATGAACTTTCATAAAAAATGACATGTCTGGAAATGTAGACTCTACCAGTGACTGGATTGTAACATTTGTATCCTTTGTGGGTTAGACCATAGTCTATAAAGACACATGGTTGACTTCGAAAAGCCAATTTATGAGGGGCATATGGTTTTAGCCAAAGATAACATGCGCATCCATAGACACGCATGAATGAATAATCAGGTTTGCTATGAAATAGTTTTTGAAGAGGGGAAATTTTGTGAAGGACTGACGACGGTATTCTATTGATGAGATATACCGCAGTTTGTACACCTTCAACCCAAAATTGTAAAGGTAAATAAGACTAAGCAAGTAAAGTCCTAGTAAGTTCTAAAATGTGGCGGTGTTTTCTTTCAGCTAAACTATTTTGCTTGGGTGTATGGGGATAAGAAAATCGTTGAAATATGCCATGATTAGAAAGAAAGGTTTTGAATGCTAAGCTTGTGTATTCACCACCATTATCACATTgaagtgtttttattttcttgtcaagCAGGTTTTCGACAtaggttttaaattttttaaaggcATGGAGTGCATCTGACTTATTGTGAAGTGGATACAGCCATGAGAAACGTGACcaatcatcaataaaaacaatatagtaTTTGAAGCCAGAAATTGAAGCTGCTGGGGAGGGCCCCCATAAATCAGAATGTATTAATTCCAAAGGAGAATGTGTAGTACATGATGATTTAGAGAAAGGAAGCTTTAATCTTTTTCCTAATTGACAAGAGGAACAAAAGGATAAAGTGGAAGATGTAGGTGTGGTGGAAGTTGTTTGCTAGAGATGAGCTGCATAAGGACTTGATTGTTGGGATGACCAAGGCGTTGGTGCCATAAACTGGAAGAGACTTGATTGCTGAAACATGTGAGAGAAGAGGGGAGAAGCTGAAAGCTTGATGGGGTAGTGATGTCCCTCAGTAGGGCCTTGATAGAGAGTTGTCCCCGTGTTGTTGTCCTTGACAATACAAGAAGAAGGAGTGAATATAATGTGACAATTGTTATCAGTAACAAGCTGATGGACAGAGAGAAGGTTGTGTGAGAGATTTGCAGTATGAAGAATGTcattaaattgaaaagaagAGGTAGAGGAAAAAAGAGTAGAGTTACCAGTGTGAGAGATAGGCATGTGTTGACCATTTGCCACAGTGATACTTTCATTACCTTGATAAGGAGAAGGAATGGAGAGATTTGCAAGATTGTTGGTGATATGATTTGTGGCACCAGAGTCGGCATACCAAGTGGAGGTGGAGGTTGAGGGAGGAGTGAAAGAGGTGAAGGGGGCAGATGGGTTGTAGGGGCCAAGGATGGAGGGGGTGGTGTTTTGAGTAAGGGAATATGGTGGTGTTGGTCCTTGAAAAACCATATTTAGGCGTTGGTGGCATGTGAGGGCAGAGTGGCCAAGTTTGGAGCATATTTGTCATTTCAGTTTGCAGGAAAAGTTGGAGTTGTAGTGTGTGGGTCAAGGGGTGAAGTTGTTTGGccgagaggaagagaaagaagagtgGGAACAAGGGAAAGAGTGAGAGGACTGAGAAGATGTGTTGAGAGCTTGAGGAGAGAGAGCGGAAGAGTCTGAGGATTGAGAGGTGTGAAAGGCATGGAGGTGGGAATCAGAGGGAGGGATGTGAGTCAGGCGATTTTCAACAGCAATTTCCTCACTCAGGAGGAGACCATGAAGTTCTTCTGGTTGAATGGGATCAGAGCGAACATGGATAGAGGTGGCAAAGGCATCGTAATCAGAAGGCAAACCATAGAGAGCATGAGCAAGAAAGTTAGAGGTGTCCAAAGGAGCACCACCAGCAGCAAGACTGTCAGCAATGTGTTTGAGGGATTGGAGATAGTCAAGCATGGAGGCAGAGCCTTTCTTAAGGTTTTGAAGGCATGATTTAAGTTGAAGGGTATGAGAGCGTGTGAGGTtggtgtttgtgcaaataatctcacgggagaatattcgcccaagattccttcgtcttctccgcctctctttctccctgcaaaacagatcggagtaaaaagaccacacccggggggtgttggccaaaggccctccgatgcctaagttaggtagggtatttcaaggaaaaccgggtggccggagccgtgtgtggtggccggagccttgtgtgagagagagaaagagaggaggtggctagggtttttgagaaataatttatgcagAGTTTCAGTAGGAATTCTGACGTACCTCTACCAttgtgtgtggctatgcttttatagtagtctcggaggttagggtttcagaggaataa
Above is a window of Prunus persica cultivar Lovell chromosome G2, Prunus_persica_NCBIv2, whole genome shotgun sequence DNA encoding:
- the LOC109947308 gene encoding uncharacterized protein LOC109947308, translated to MVTRSKTGSLKPRALSTKHPLLCALSTTTQIPTPTTFKQASKISQWQQAMREEFNALQQNQTWTLAPFHPSQNLVRCKRAHRVKYKSDGSLDRFKARLVAKGFHQQEGLDHNETFSPVAKPTIIRLILSLAVQNDWSVTQLDVSNAFLHGHLQEDIFMVQPPGFLDPSKPQHVCKLKRSH